The following coding sequences are from one bacterium window:
- the rpsU gene encoding 30S ribosomal protein S21, which translates to MLSTIVRKGEPFEKAVRRFETECRKARIIQTYVEKANYVSPSERKHQSRRRRRHVHPVN; encoded by the coding sequence ATGCTATCGACTATCGTGAGAAAGGGTGAACCCTTCGAGAAGGCGGTGCGACGGTTTGAAACGGAATGCCGCAAAGCGCGGATCATTCAGACCTATGTCGAAAAAGCCAATTACGTAAGTCCCAGCGAACGTAAACATCAGTCCCGCCGGCGGCGACGTCATGTTCATCCTGTCAATTGA
- a CDS encoding tetratricopeptide repeat protein yields the protein MFEETFRKNENAQLKEAEYYFHRAYEVQIGGRLNEAVELYKKSISHFATAEAHTFLGWVYSLLGDLNSAIAECEQAIEIDPSFGNPYNDIGAYLIAMKQYDEAIPWLEKSMAAERYEARHYPYFNLGRIYEARGEWFEALEQYEKALAIYPEYELAKESIHRMKTLLNRRN from the coding sequence ATGTTTGAAGAAACTTTCCGAAAGAACGAGAACGCTCAGCTTAAAGAAGCGGAATATTACTTTCACCGCGCTTACGAAGTGCAGATTGGCGGCCGTCTGAATGAGGCCGTTGAGTTATACAAAAAATCCATTTCCCATTTTGCAACGGCTGAAGCGCATACATTCCTGGGATGGGTTTACAGCCTTTTGGGCGATCTGAATTCAGCCATTGCAGAGTGCGAACAAGCGATTGAAATCGATCCGAGTTTCGGTAATCCGTATAATGATATTGGTGCCTATTTGATAGCGATGAAGCAATACGACGAAGCCATCCCTTGGCTTGAAAAGTCGATGGCTGCCGAACGGTATGAAGCACGCCATTATCCGTATTTCAATCTCGGGCGTATTTATGAAGCCCGCGGAGAATGGTTTGAAGCGCTCGAACAATATGAAAAAGCTTTGGCAATTTATCCGGAATATGAATTGGCCAAGGAATCCATTCACCGTATGAAAACCTTGTTGAATCGTAGGAATTAA
- a CDS encoding FAD-dependent oxidoreductase encodes MESLVIIGNGITGITTARLVRKQSDRPIIVISDETDFFYSRPALMYIYMGHMKFEHTKPYEDWFWEKNKIQLLRATVMSIDTDAKSIVLNNGQKLPYGQLVIATGSRTNKFGWPGQDLPGVQGLYGMRDIELMEKNTSNISKAVIVGGGLIGIEMAEMLHSRNIPVTFLVRETNYWDNILPQEEAKLVGRHIGEYGIDLRLGTQLKEILAGNDGRVRAIVTDKGEEIGCQFVGLTAGVAPNTDVAKNSKIEINRGVLVNEFLETNIADVYAAGDCAEFKMNRPRHPKIEQLWYTGRMQAEVLAKTLCGNRTAYDRGVWFNSAKFFDIEYQTYGFVSNVPVQDEESLYWEHPDGKHSIRIVYHKTGQTVIGFNLFGIRYRQAICERWIKEQRTIEYVLENLGAANFDPEFFSEFEKEAIDLFNSKHPERKVFLKRRRGLFQNA; translated from the coding sequence GTGGAATCACTGGTCATTATCGGTAATGGCATTACCGGCATTACGACGGCGCGGTTGGTTCGAAAACAAAGCGACCGGCCGATTATCGTTATTTCAGATGAAACAGATTTCTTCTATTCACGCCCGGCGCTCATGTATATTTACATGGGTCATATGAAATTTGAGCACACTAAACCGTACGAAGATTGGTTCTGGGAGAAAAATAAAATCCAGCTTTTGCGTGCAACGGTCATGTCGATCGACACGGATGCAAAATCGATTGTGCTCAACAACGGTCAAAAGCTGCCCTACGGACAACTCGTGATTGCAACCGGTTCACGTACCAATAAATTCGGATGGCCCGGACAAGATCTTCCGGGCGTGCAAGGGCTTTACGGGATGAGAGATATTGAATTGATGGAAAAAAATACGAGCAATATTTCAAAAGCCGTGATTGTTGGGGGAGGGTTGATCGGAATCGAAATGGCCGAAATGCTTCATTCACGCAATATTCCCGTTACTTTTCTGGTTCGCGAAACTAATTATTGGGATAACATTCTTCCACAGGAAGAAGCAAAACTTGTGGGCAGGCATATTGGTGAATATGGAATTGACCTCAGACTGGGCACTCAATTAAAAGAAATTCTTGCTGGTAATGATGGCCGCGTGCGTGCCATTGTGACGGATAAAGGCGAGGAGATTGGATGCCAATTCGTTGGTCTCACGGCAGGCGTTGCCCCAAATACAGACGTTGCCAAAAATTCTAAAATCGAGATCAATCGAGGCGTACTAGTCAATGAATTTCTCGAGACTAATATTGCGGATGTTTATGCGGCGGGCGATTGTGCTGAATTCAAAATGAACAGGCCTCGCCATCCTAAAATTGAGCAACTATGGTATACCGGACGCATGCAAGCTGAAGTTTTAGCTAAAACATTGTGCGGCAATAGAACAGCTTATGATCGTGGAGTATGGTTTAATTCTGCTAAATTTTTCGATATTGAATATCAGACATACGGTTTTGTGAGTAATGTACCGGTGCAAGATGAAGAATCATTGTATTGGGAACATCCGGATGGCAAACATAGCATCCGTATCGTTTATCATAAAACCGGTCAGACGGTGATCGGATTTAATTTATTTGGGATCCGTTACAGGCAGGCGATTTGTGAACGGTGGATCAAAGAACAACGTACCATCGAATATGTATTGGAAAATCTGGGTGCGGCCAATTTCGATCCTGAATTTTTCAGTGAGTTTGAGAAGGAAGCGATTGATTTATTCAATTCCAAACACCCGGAACGCAAAGTATTTCTTAAACGTCGCCGCGGATTATTCCAAAATGCATGA
- a CDS encoding cyclic nucleotide-binding domain-containing protein, whose protein sequence is MIQIGEILKEVPFFRSLGRDSIDFITEKLKFKQFKTNSTICKIGDPGDKMWIVLSGKVAVLAANGEVLAHIASGNYFGEMALLTGEPRSATIAATEDTETFVLEKQDFDVILEKYPSISIAMSKIMSQRLRDTNAVISEKAKQLKSTGQPAGPSGSLRDKHITEVIAFCESNSLTGTLEIVNGADKAVVEFEKGVLQTVKLGNMNDDEAMDTMMGWEDGQFVIKPKIISFDNSEEQKTHKTTGTILVINHSMVVRKVIERNLGSLGHTVKSAGDITEGITAMKAIKPDVIISDFKYEELSGYDFCMQIRENSGYESIPFIFITDASTDDDMVKKLKTIPQASLVDSQDVSALADTVVKILS, encoded by the coding sequence ATGATTCAAATTGGTGAAATTCTTAAAGAAGTTCCCTTTTTCCGTTCACTTGGCCGCGACAGCATCGATTTTATCACTGAAAAACTTAAATTTAAACAATTTAAAACGAACAGCACGATTTGCAAGATTGGCGATCCTGGCGATAAAATGTGGATCGTCCTGAGCGGCAAAGTTGCCGTTTTGGCTGCCAATGGTGAAGTATTGGCCCATATCGCTTCCGGAAACTACTTCGGGGAAATGGCGTTGTTGACCGGAGAACCGCGGTCGGCTACCATCGCTGCAACGGAAGATACAGAAACCTTCGTTCTCGAAAAACAGGATTTTGACGTCATTCTTGAAAAATATCCGTCGATTTCAATCGCCATGAGCAAGATCATGAGCCAGCGTTTACGAGACACCAATGCCGTCATCTCTGAAAAAGCCAAACAGCTGAAATCTACGGGACAACCGGCCGGTCCCAGCGGAAGTCTCCGGGACAAACATATTACCGAAGTTATTGCGTTTTGTGAATCCAACTCCCTTACCGGCACATTGGAGATTGTCAACGGCGCCGATAAAGCCGTAGTGGAGTTTGAAAAAGGTGTTTTGCAAACGGTTAAATTGGGCAACATGAATGATGATGAAGCAATGGACACCATGATGGGATGGGAAGACGGGCAATTTGTCATCAAGCCTAAAATTATTTCATTTGATAACTCAGAGGAACAAAAAACCCACAAAACGACAGGTACCATTCTTGTGATCAACCACAGCATGGTTGTCAGAAAAGTTATTGAAAGAAACCTTGGAAGTCTTGGACATACCGTCAAGAGCGCCGGCGATATTACCGAGGGCATTACGGCGATGAAAGCCATCAAACCGGATGTCATCATTTCGGATTTCAAATATGAAGAATTATCCGGTTACGACTTTTGCATGCAAATTCGAGAAAATTCCGGCTACGAAAGCATACCGTTTATCTTCATTACGGATGCCAGCACCGATGACGATATGGTGAAAAAACTTAAGACAATTCCGCAAGCTTCGCTCGTTGATTCACAAGATGTGTCTGCACTCGCCGATACCGTTGTAAAAATTCTTTCGTAA
- a CDS encoding N-acetylmuramoyl-L-alanine amidase, with protein sequence MKIYLEAGSGFKTGKDVYGNEIVGSADSAETVKFCAEFLAAQSEISQQKIEIVQTKNAIALIESMHTEDLLISVHLDFYRDSAGVGLRGFYRSTRKHNSEKCKALAITVTKGLRDHIDMYYHGVFNEQRDKHSELEPVVATQALSALISVGFKEEFKNKVTESQVHKNIATGIGKGIIRYLNASR encoded by the coding sequence ATGAAAATTTATCTCGAAGCAGGTTCAGGATTCAAAACGGGTAAAGACGTATACGGCAACGAAATCGTTGGATCGGCGGACAGCGCGGAAACCGTAAAATTTTGCGCGGAATTCCTCGCCGCTCAGTCCGAAATCAGTCAACAAAAAATCGAGATCGTTCAAACTAAAAATGCCATTGCTCTCATCGAAAGCATGCATACAGAAGACCTTCTTATTTCCGTTCATCTGGATTTTTACCGCGACTCGGCAGGCGTAGGGCTCAGAGGATTTTACCGCAGCACGCGTAAACATAATTCGGAAAAATGCAAAGCATTGGCCATAACCGTCACCAAAGGTTTGCGCGATCACATCGACATGTATTATCACGGCGTTTTCAATGAACAGCGTGATAAACATTCCGAACTGGAGCCAGTCGTGGCTACGCAGGCACTGTCGGCATTAATTTCGGTCGGCTTTAAAGAAGAATTCAAAAATAAAGTGACCGAAAGCCAGGTTCATAAGAACATTGCAACCGGAATCGGCAAAGGCATTATTCGTTATCTGAATGCATCGCGATAA
- the rnpA gene encoding ribonuclease P protein component, with amino-acid sequence MAGAKLSKIMVLRNRTDFDRLFTQGRRRSGQFVHIHFLQLPEGSSPRVAFIVGKKIGPAVTRNLWKRRFREIFRLHQTLFAGYEVLIIAQISVLKADFHSVSDDILETISTITRQKQS; translated from the coding sequence ATGGCCGGCGCTAAACTATCGAAAATCATGGTCCTCCGAAACCGGACGGATTTCGACCGGCTGTTTACGCAAGGCCGGCGGCGTTCCGGGCAATTTGTCCACATTCATTTTTTGCAACTGCCGGAAGGCTCTTCTCCACGAGTAGCATTTATTGTAGGGAAAAAAATTGGACCCGCAGTCACACGTAACTTGTGGAAACGACGCTTCAGAGAAATCTTCAGACTCCATCAAACGTTATTTGCAGGATACGAAGTGCTGATCATTGCTCAAATATCAGTCCTTAAAGCTGATTTTCATTCTGTGTCTGACGACATTCTTGAAACGATTTCAACGATAACCCGGCAAAAACAATCATGA
- a CDS encoding dipeptide epimerase, with translation MELTWKEITLTLRHPFVLSDSAITEKKVILVECSAEGLKGIGEATPSSYYGETPQTVVAILEKARTVLHNIQFPFPVESLNDQLLQLFPKAASARSAIIMAVLDWMGKKQNISLHKLLQIDATRTPITSFTIGIDQPEVLAVKILEAEDFPILKIKLGKGDYDYEILKTIRQHTDKTLRVDINEGWNKDEAAKKIDWLSKQNVELVEQPLPKENLDDMIWLHKRTALPVIADENILAVNDIASVAECFDGINIKLDKCGGLLEALKMIRTARRHNLKTMIGCMIQTSVGTTAMAHLSPLVDYADLDGHWLISNDPYKGFTVKLGRIQLPSSPGIGLN, from the coding sequence ATGGAACTAACATGGAAAGAAATCACACTGACTTTGCGTCATCCGTTCGTCTTATCCGATTCCGCTATTACTGAAAAAAAAGTTATCCTTGTAGAATGTTCAGCAGAAGGTCTGAAAGGTATTGGTGAAGCCACTCCATCCTCATATTATGGCGAAACACCCCAAACCGTAGTAGCAATTTTAGAAAAAGCTCGCACTGTGTTGCATAACATACAATTCCCATTCCCAGTTGAATCGCTGAACGATCAATTGTTACAGTTATTTCCCAAGGCTGCGTCGGCTCGATCGGCGATCATCATGGCCGTATTGGACTGGATGGGAAAAAAACAAAATATTTCATTGCATAAACTTCTCCAAATTGATGCAACCCGTACTCCAATAACTTCGTTCACCATTGGCATTGATCAGCCGGAAGTTTTGGCCGTTAAAATCTTGGAAGCTGAAGATTTTCCGATTCTGAAAATCAAATTGGGTAAAGGCGATTACGATTACGAAATTCTAAAGACTATTCGTCAGCATACTGACAAAACGCTTCGCGTGGATATTAACGAGGGTTGGAACAAAGACGAAGCAGCAAAAAAAATCGATTGGTTAAGCAAACAAAATGTTGAACTGGTTGAACAACCATTACCGAAAGAAAATTTGGACGATATGATTTGGCTGCATAAACGCACCGCCCTGCCGGTCATTGCGGATGAAAATATTTTAGCCGTCAATGATATCGCATCAGTCGCTGAATGTTTCGACGGCATTAACATCAAACTGGATAAATGCGGTGGTTTGCTTGAAGCATTGAAAATGATCCGAACTGCACGACGCCATAATTTAAAAACTATGATCGGTTGTATGATTCAGACGTCGGTGGGCACAACAGCCATGGCTCATCTGAGCCCGTTGGTCGATTACGCCGATCTTGATGGCCACTGGCTGATCAGCAACGATCCCTACAAAGGCTTTACCGTCAAGCTCGGTCGCATTCAACTGCCTTCATCCCCAGGAATAGGACTCAATTAA
- a CDS encoding site-2 protease family protein: protein MSQLIFLPVLVFAVVIHECAHGIVAKWCGDDTADREGRITLNPIKHIDLWGTIIIPILLIVSNAGLMFGWAKPVPVNPNNFRSYKRDDIYVSMAGPASNFIIAIISALLIAALMIALPQSENSTGSMKSFNQFASSLLVYSIQINLVLAVFNLLPIPPLDGSHVVACMLPDHLGDQYRSLGFMGMFILVAMMATGIIGRVINPILNELFGLMASLIQTLS from the coding sequence TTGAGTCAACTTATTTTTTTACCGGTTTTAGTATTCGCAGTAGTAATTCATGAATGCGCACACGGTATTGTCGCAAAGTGGTGCGGTGACGACACGGCCGATCGTGAAGGACGTATTACGTTAAATCCGATCAAACATATCGATCTGTGGGGAACGATTATTATCCCAATACTGCTGATCGTCAGCAATGCAGGACTGATGTTCGGCTGGGCTAAGCCTGTCCCTGTCAATCCCAACAATTTTCGTAGTTACAAACGCGATGATATTTACGTTTCTATGGCCGGACCGGCTTCTAATTTTATTATAGCCATTATTTCAGCGCTCTTGATCGCAGCTCTTATGATCGCATTACCTCAATCCGAAAACTCTACAGGGAGCATGAAAAGTTTCAACCAATTTGCCTCCTCTTTACTGGTATATAGTATCCAAATTAATCTCGTTCTTGCCGTGTTTAACTTGCTACCGATACCTCCTTTGGATGGATCACATGTCGTTGCATGTATGTTACCCGATCACCTCGGCGATCAATACCGAAGCCTTGGATTTATGGGAATGTTCATTCTCGTGGCCATGATGGCAACAGGTATCATTGGGCGTGTGATTAATCCGATTCTGAATGAATTATTCGGCCTCATGGCAAGTTTAATTCAAACCTTATCGTAA
- the rsmI gene encoding 16S rRNA (cytidine(1402)-2'-O)-methyltransferase codes for MSGQLFIVATPIGHLEDITLRAVRILKEVHLIACEDTRTTKILLDHYGIHNQLTSFFEHNEARKIPEIIALLAEGKNVAVVSDAGTPTISDPAFKLVREAHKHQIAVVPIPGANAAIAAISVAGLPTDSFVFEGFLPHKKGRKARWEKLATEDRTIILYESPFRVIKTLEEIEANLGNRMVVIGRELTKKFEQILSGSVSEITQYFKKNAPRGEFVILIAGKRYHEKQTTNDEEE; via the coding sequence ATGAGCGGACAACTGTTCATCGTCGCTACGCCGATCGGCCATCTCGAGGATATTACATTGCGAGCTGTTCGGATTTTAAAAGAGGTCCATCTGATTGCATGTGAAGATACACGTACGACGAAAATCCTTCTTGATCACTATGGTATTCATAATCAATTGACCAGTTTCTTCGAACATAATGAAGCACGGAAAATTCCTGAGATCATTGCTCTGCTCGCAGAAGGAAAAAATGTTGCCGTGGTCTCCGATGCCGGTACGCCTACTATTTCCGATCCTGCGTTTAAATTGGTCCGTGAAGCGCATAAACATCAGATTGCGGTTGTTCCAATTCCGGGCGCCAATGCGGCCATTGCCGCCATATCGGTAGCGGGCCTGCCAACCGACAGCTTCGTATTTGAAGGTTTTTTGCCTCATAAAAAAGGCCGTAAAGCTCGTTGGGAAAAACTTGCGACGGAAGATCGTACCATCATCTTGTATGAATCCCCTTTTCGCGTTATTAAAACACTTGAAGAAATCGAAGCCAATTTGGGAAATCGAATGGTGGTCATAGGACGTGAACTGACCAAAAAATTTGAACAAATTCTCAGCGGTTCCGTATCTGAAATTACCCAGTATTTCAAAAAAAATGCACCCCGAGGTGAATTTGTGATTCTCATAGCAGGCAAGCGATATCATGAAAAACAAACAACCAATGATGAAGAGGAATAA
- the speB gene encoding agmatinase — protein sequence MTNVPNNFLGIEKQYSDYKTSKIAVLPIPYEATTSYGHGTKLGPKAIIKASQIVEYYDEELDQESFKKFGIATLKPINFGKKKGAPAMALIEKSVDKILEDEKFPVCLGGEHTVSSPIVKSFYKKLGDNFSVLQIDAHSDLRDTYEGSPWSHACVMRRIWEFNQNIVQVGIRAQCSEERDLIVNNRINTFYAKDLQATDWMETAISKLKENVYVTIDCDGFDPSIIPATGTPEPGGLFWYETVKFLRQVFERRKVIGFDVVELAPVKQLSHSDFTLAKLTYKLMGYAFMK from the coding sequence ATGACGAATGTTCCGAATAATTTTTTAGGCATTGAAAAACAGTACAGTGATTACAAAACTTCGAAGATTGCGGTGTTGCCAATTCCATACGAAGCAACAACCAGTTATGGTCACGGTACAAAACTTGGACCGAAAGCAATTATTAAAGCATCGCAAATCGTTGAATATTACGATGAAGAACTTGATCAGGAATCGTTTAAAAAGTTTGGCATTGCTACTTTAAAGCCTATCAACTTTGGTAAGAAAAAAGGCGCTCCGGCAATGGCGTTAATTGAAAAATCAGTGGATAAAATATTGGAGGATGAAAAATTCCCGGTTTGTTTGGGCGGCGAACATACTGTTTCTTCTCCTATTGTGAAATCTTTCTATAAAAAATTAGGGGATAATTTTTCTGTATTGCAGATTGATGCTCACTCAGACCTGCGCGACACTTATGAAGGCTCGCCATGGAGTCACGCTTGTGTCATGCGCCGTATCTGGGAATTCAATCAAAATATAGTACAGGTGGGAATCCGCGCTCAATGTTCGGAAGAACGTGATCTCATCGTTAATAACCGAATCAATACTTTTTACGCAAAAGATCTTCAGGCAACGGATTGGATGGAAACTGCAATTTCAAAATTAAAAGAAAATGTTTATGTAACGATCGATTGCGACGGGTTCGATCCGAGTATTATTCCGGCAACCGGAACGCCTGAACCGGGAGGGTTGTTCTGGTATGAAACTGTGAAGTTTTTGCGGCAGGTTTTCGAACGACGAAAAGTTATCGGCTTTGATGTTGTCGAGTTGGCGCCAGTCAAACAGTTAAGCCATTCCGATTTTACTCTCGCGAAATTGACGTACAAACTAATGGGCTACGCATTTATGAAGTAA
- a CDS encoding N-acetylmuramoyl-L-alanine amidase, with translation MKCLFIAMAIFCNGNWSALSSQSPDAIRLIYPRENLTLSTYDSTITLGRVLIPNAKLEINGQSVRLNSDGTFIGFIGIDPDLVDDQLNFKMTCRIISGDSTSTFIRNVKIPLPMKPLPEDSLVIDTNYLFPQYSASLQKGDHLVLSVRGTPQAQAFASLIDSSGKMIVDSIPMTETETGLMDDFGNAFFGKGKASRRQPVPGIYTTTFIFREGMNFSNARLRFTLLKDDSRVNAWAKASLSVFKNYKIVELTGDINNATVAPNRAYYYFLPKGVRAAVTGRMADQVKLQLSSEHSAWLPLANVKFLAEGTPLPQSTIPVVRVKNESNHTQFKVFMSEKLPFVVRQVSANELQLRIFGGISDTDWIRFENSAGDITHAYWSQPENGVYQLNVVLKNPHYWGYQTFYDGTNLIWNIRHKPKSSKLSGLRICVDAGHSTDIGATGPRGLTEQYVNLLVAQKLKNELEKEGAIVIMTRTDTVKQVGLYDRVAIANENHCDLFVSIHHNAQPDGVNPFDPNFGPSVIYYHPQSKLLAETIQQSMIKETQLPDFGVFQGNIAVCRNSEMPAVLVECAFLTLPEQELLASNEKFQKKVVAAIKNGIKNFLKITQ, from the coding sequence ATGAAATGTTTATTCATCGCGATGGCAATTTTCTGCAACGGAAATTGGTCTGCCCTTTCATCACAATCACCGGATGCAATCCGCCTGATTTATCCCCGCGAAAATTTGACCTTGAGCACTTATGATTCAACGATCACCCTCGGCCGGGTTCTTATTCCCAATGCCAAGCTTGAGATCAACGGACAATCAGTCAGACTCAACTCAGACGGCACGTTTATCGGATTTATAGGAATTGATCCGGATCTTGTGGACGATCAACTCAATTTTAAAATGACTTGCCGAATCATATCCGGAGATTCAACGTCTACATTTATTCGCAATGTCAAAATTCCTTTGCCAATGAAGCCTTTGCCTGAAGATTCACTTGTGATTGATACCAATTATCTTTTTCCACAATATTCAGCCAGTCTCCAAAAGGGAGACCACCTCGTATTAAGTGTGCGTGGAACTCCTCAGGCGCAGGCATTTGCCAGCCTGATTGATTCGTCAGGAAAAATGATCGTTGATTCAATCCCGATGACAGAAACCGAAACCGGCTTGATGGACGATTTCGGTAATGCCTTTTTTGGCAAGGGAAAAGCATCCCGACGACAACCTGTCCCGGGCATTTATACGACAACTTTTATTTTCAGAGAAGGAATGAATTTCAGCAATGCACGCCTGCGTTTTACATTGTTGAAAGATGATAGCCGGGTCAACGCATGGGCTAAAGCGTCACTTTCAGTTTTTAAAAATTACAAGATTGTCGAACTCACAGGCGATATCAACAATGCGACAGTTGCACCGAATCGCGCCTATTATTATTTCCTGCCCAAAGGTGTCCGTGCTGCAGTTACAGGAAGGATGGCCGACCAGGTAAAATTGCAACTTTCATCGGAGCATTCGGCATGGCTCCCTTTAGCTAACGTAAAATTTTTAGCGGAAGGAACACCTTTACCGCAAAGTACTATCCCGGTTGTACGCGTCAAAAATGAATCAAACCATACGCAATTTAAAGTTTTCATGTCCGAAAAATTACCGTTTGTCGTTCGTCAGGTTTCTGCCAATGAGCTTCAATTAAGAATTTTTGGCGGAATCAGCGACACGGATTGGATCAGGTTTGAAAATAGCGCAGGAGACATCACGCACGCATATTGGTCTCAACCGGAAAACGGAGTTTACCAACTCAATGTGGTTCTGAAAAATCCGCATTACTGGGGTTATCAAACTTTTTATGACGGAACCAACCTGATCTGGAATATTCGCCATAAACCCAAATCATCGAAGCTAAGCGGCCTTAGAATTTGCGTGGATGCGGGCCATTCGACTGATATCGGTGCGACCGGTCCCAGAGGATTGACCGAACAATATGTTAATCTCCTCGTTGCTCAAAAATTAAAAAATGAATTGGAAAAAGAAGGTGCAATTGTTATCATGACACGTACGGATACCGTCAAGCAGGTAGGGCTGTATGATCGGGTTGCTATTGCGAATGAAAATCACTGCGATCTTTTTGTCAGTATCCATCATAATGCCCAGCCGGACGGCGTCAATCCTTTTGATCCCAATTTCGGCCCGAGCGTTATTTATTATCACCCGCAAAGTAAATTGCTGGCGGAAACTATCCAACAATCGATGATCAAAGAAACCCAATTGCCCGATTTTGGAGTTTTTCAAGGTAATATTGCCGTCTGTCGAAATTCCGAAATGCCAGCTGTTTTGGTTGAATGTGCTTTTCTGACATTACCCGAACAAGAATTGTTGGCGTCGAATGAAAAATTCCAGAAAAAGGTTGTAGCCGCTATCAAAAACGGAATTAAAAATTTTTTAAAAATAACCCAGTAA
- a CDS encoding response regulator, with product MESAGKKIMVVDDSELNRMMMESFLDPMGHEVVHARNGKEALTLIGKIKPDLILLDVMMPEMDGFEVCKRLKSQETTRYIPVIMITALDKVEDNVKGIESGADDFLTRPFDAVILAARMKALLQSKALNDEVDKLEQLKEDMTRMIVHDLRTPMTSIKMSLELINANLPQDDSKSIDLLRIASADVEEALLLINNLLDISKLESHKMELHKEDSSILDLLKENIQRIKPLTIHNNLNLEIVSKNDEIFCELDRILIGRVVTNLLSNAVKFADPNTTIIVEASQDTTGKVDIGVINHGSNIPKESQEVIFEKFGQSSHTKSKNKLGTGLGLTFCKLVIEAHKGAIHVVSPPSHFPTGAAFYFSLPLR from the coding sequence ATGGAATCTGCCGGAAAAAAAATAATGGTTGTAGACGACAGCGAGCTCAACCGTATGATGATGGAAAGTTTTCTCGATCCGATGGGACATGAAGTAGTTCACGCGAGAAACGGTAAAGAAGCGCTGACGTTGATCGGAAAAATTAAACCCGACCTGATTTTGCTCGACGTAATGATGCCTGAGATGGACGGATTCGAAGTCTGCAAACGTCTTAAAAGCCAGGAAACTACCCGTTATATTCCTGTGATCATGATTACGGCCCTGGATAAAGTCGAAGACAACGTCAAGGGCATTGAATCCGGTGCAGATGATTTCCTGACGCGTCCGTTTGACGCTGTGATTTTGGCCGCACGTATGAAAGCGCTCCTTCAATCCAAAGCTCTGAACGACGAAGTCGACAAACTTGAACAATTGAAAGAAGATATGACGCGCATGATCGTGCATGATCTTCGTACACCTATGACGTCGATCAAAATGTCGCTGGAATTGATTAACGCAAATTTGCCTCAAGATGACAGCAAGTCGATTGATCTTCTGAGAATTGCGTCAGCCGATGTCGAAGAGGCTTTGCTACTGATCAACAATTTGCTGGACATCAGCAAACTGGAATCGCACAAGATGGAATTGCACAAGGAAGATTCATCGATCCTTGATCTTTTGAAAGAAAACATTCAACGCATCAAACCTTTGACGATACACAACAATCTGAACCTTGAAATTGTCTCCAAAAACGATGAAATTTTTTGCGAACTGGATCGCATCCTGATCGGCCGCGTTGTGACGAACTTACTCAGCAATGCTGTCAAATTTGCCGATCCGAACACTACGATTATCGTTGAAGCATCTCAGGACACAACAGGAAAAGTTGATATCGGCGTGATCAATCACGGCAGCAATATTCCAAAAGAATCGCAGGAAGTTATCTTTGAAAAATTCGGACAATCTTCCCATACCAAATCCAAAAACAAACTAGGAACCGGTTTGGGATTAACTTTCTGCAAGCTGGTGATTGAGGCGCATAAGGGCGCCATTCACGTCGTATCGCCGCCCTCGCATTTTCCGACCGGCGCTGCATTTTATTTTTCGCTTCCTTTACGTTGA